In Mustela nigripes isolate SB6536 chromosome 9, MUSNIG.SB6536, whole genome shotgun sequence, the sequence TAATGAATAGCAGCCATCCTTTATCCTGTCCCTCCCAAGCCGAGGTCAAACAACACCCCATTTTTCCAATCCTTACCTCTGAGTTGAAGATCATCAACGAGAATAATCACAAAGTATTGAAATCTACAAGGTCATGGGGGAAAGTGCTGGACTGGGAGCCCAGAGACCTACCTTAGTCCCAACTAGCTAAACCTCTAGattccctctgggcctcagtttcctcatctgtcaagtgaAGGGTTTGAACTGTTCAATAGCCAAAGCCTATAACTCCCAATGCATTAGAAACCACAAGGTTCCTGTGATCGTGTAAGAATTATTTCCCAGTCATGAATCATTGGTCAATCTCTGACCCTCTAAATACAAATTCCTTTCCAATGATGGGATTAAAACACTTAATTTTCTTATGGGTAAATTGTGCTCACTGAACATTTGTGTGCAATACTGTCTGGGAAGTCGAGGCAAAGGAAATAGCTCCTAAATCCCTCCTGGgatcaaaatggaaaacaagacaGGCTATGACATCAGCTACCATTTCCTCTATGATCAGACTGcaaatatcttgtttttttttttttttaattttatttatttatctgacagagagagatgacaagcaggcagagagagaggaggaagcaggctccccgctgagcagagagcccgatgtggagctcgatcccaggaccctgagatcatgacccgagccgaaggcagcagcttaacccactaagccacccaggcgcccccagactgcAAATATCAATGTTAAATTATGTGTGCCtacttttcatttttgcctttcatGGCACAACCATAGGGAATCCGTTGCTTCTAACCTTTTAGCAAGGTGATGAAGGAAGAACAGGAAAGATGAACAcatattttcagcatttttgaGTTTCAAGTGATTTTAAAGATTAGACCCAATCCCCTCGTTATTCCAATGAGGAAAAAACCCGAAGAGTCCAGGCTGTGGCACAGCTCACCCCAGTGCTAACTTCCTGAAGTGTGGGATTCCCAGTTGCCACACCTAAATGGAGGGCCAGTGGACAATACCACCACCTAACAGGCCGTAAAAGGAGGAGCAcccaacaaagaaagaaaggagcctAAGCTCTTTTAATGAGTTTCCTCCATTACCGGAGGAGGAGCCACGCAAGGGGAGGATGGTTGATCGGGATGAACATTTCTGGAGCAGAAAGAGTTCACCCTCCCAGATTGTATCCAGAACCAGTTCCTCACCTCAAGACCGACTGCTCCTTATTTCTATCCGCTACCTTCCTGTCTCTCTACAGGTAGGCTGGCAAGCACTACACCTTTCAAAGAAAATTGTTAGGAGAAAAATGTTGCCCTTTAACAGGTCAGTTATTTGCCACCCATCACCTGTCCAGTCAATAAGTGCTGCTTTATACAGCATTGGATGAATGAAGTCCAAGTGCTAAAAATTGGATCTTTTTACCaagataaatgatttttttgtgAATTTCTCCCCTCATTGGTTCCCTGTGAATCCAAGCAAGTTACTCAAAAGCATctcagtaaagaaaaaaacagcagttCTATATGAGAACTGTTTATCTAAACTTTGTCAGCATCGGGATCTTAGTTACTGGAATCACTTAAGAACTCATTCCTTTCCAGCTCATTTTGCCTCACTGTTCAGGTGGATGAGATATGCCTTATAGTTACATTCTTCCTACTGCTGGCTACATGCTGGCTGTTTCGATGTCTGATCACACTTGATCATATTTTGACATCCACACACTCCAGACCAGAATGCCCTAGATGACACAATTAGAATTCAAAATGTTTAGACTGTTAGAACTGAACCGGACTTTCAAGAGCAtttaatcaggggcacctgggtggctcagtcattacagctgccttcagctcaggtcatgatctcagggtcctgggatggagccccacattgggctccctgctctgcgggaagcccgcttctccctctcccactccctctgcttctgttccctctctcactgtgtctctctgtgtcaaataaataaataaaatcattttttttaagtgcatttaaTCATGTCTTCCCCCTTTACGACTAAAGAAATGGAGTTGTACTGAACAGAGATGCATCCCTGGTCACATGGCTTGAGAATGGCAGTGCCAAATCTGAAAGCTATGTCTCCAGTCTTCCTGTCCAGGTTCTTTCCACGGCCCCTGCTGCCTTCCAGTGTCAGTGCAGTACTCTCAAAGTGTTGAATGGAGGATGCTCCTTGGGAACAGCCCATTCCATTCCAGAGCTGCTTCTAGTATTCCACTGCATGAATTATAGATAGAAGAGATTACCAAAGCCTGAATAAGCAGATGAGTTCTCTTTCTTGCCCCAACGTCTTGCATTCTGTCAATCAGGAAGGTGGGCAGCAATACTTTAGTTATGAGTTATTGCAGTAAATGACTGTTCTAAGGTATCCAAACCCACTGTTGCTATGCATTATGTAGTCAGGAAGGCACATTCTGggttttgcttcttgttttttagagagtgggagaagggaggagggtagaagagaagggagaaagagaatcttaagcaggttccaggcCCAGCATGGAACTGAAGGCAGGGCTTAATCCAGCAACATcgaaatcatgatctgagacaaaatcaacagttggacacacttaactggctgagccacccagacgccccaggtaCATTCTGGTCTTGAATTATGTGAGCAATTCAGTCATGTGGTTTGTGTCTAAAAATTCTATATGGCTAGTTGGCATGCAAAATTTGGAGCTGCACTGTTTTGATGATTCTGTGACCGGAAATCTGATTGTACTAAACCTCTACCTCTTGACTCCAGTGATGCCCATCCAGGCAGGCACTAATGGTTAAAAGACTAACAGAGGAGCAGTGGCATGCAGGGGAAAGAGAGTGCATCTTGGCATTATAATGATCTGCATTAGAACCCTGCCTCTGCCCATCACTAGCAGAATGACTATAAGCAGTACACTTGGCTTCTCAGTCccctctcatctgtaaaatgctgaAAGGAGCTCAACTTGttttttatatactgtattaCTGGGCCTATCTATAAGGATCCGTTAATGCCAGAAATGAGAATACAATAATAATATGGAGTTTAAAACTTTCTTATGTCTGGGTCCCACAAATCTAAATACAAAACCCTAccgtaggggtgcctggctgggtcagtcagtatatgagactcttgatctcagggtcctgagttcaagccccaggtagGGCAtagagtatatatgtgtgtatatatatttatataaattagaaTGGGGATgacaataacattaaaaaaaatactgcatataCTACTTGTGTAATCACAAGCAAGTTTCATCATCTTCATCTTTTTGTGTTaacttttggaaaattttcaaacatgttcaaaataaaaagactaggatcattaaaatgatatattagtCAACAGTTTAAGCAATTTTCAACACTTTGGTAATACtgtttcatttcccttcctcaacacttttttcccctaaagtattttaaagtattttgggCAAGTTGCTTTAAAGCTCTCTGTGTTTCAGCTTTGTCATCTAGGAAATGAAGGTTTGAATATCTAACCCGTGCACAGAACTGTAGCTATTGTTATTTATGGTGGTGTCTTCGAGCATCACCCCGTCCAAGGCGTAAAAGCATTTTGCAGCGCACCGCGCCCTGCTCAAGACAAAGCTTACTCAACAGCCTGGAAGAACCGGAGTCCTGCGTAGCTGAGACTACGACGCCCCCTTCAGGCAGCCCGCTGCAGAACCTCTGGGACGAATGAGGATTGTCCCTCGCAGCTCCCCGTCGCCGCGCGCGAAAACGACGGGCGGGAACAGGAAATGGGATGGGGCCGGTTCCGGGTGCCTGGCAGCCTCTGAGGAGAGCGGAGCGTGGCACCTGGAAGCCGGGGAGGCAAAGCCGAGATGTTCCGGATCGAGGGCCTTGCGCCGAAGTTGGACCCCGAGGAGATGAAACGGAAGATGCGCGAGGATGTGCTCTCGTCCATACGGAACTTCCTCATCTATGTGGCCCTGCTGCGAGTCAGTGAGTGTCCTTCTAGGCTGCGGTCAGGAGACCCGCGGGGAGCTTGCGGACGCCCCCCACCCAACTCTGGTTCTCGGGGGGCCCGCGAGCTGAGCTAGTTGAGTCGTCGCGGGGAGAGTGGGAGATGGGGATCGAGATCAGCGGGCGCAGGCGCGACTTAGGGTCTGCGGGTCAGGGTCAGAAGTACACGCGGTGGCCGGGACTGCGAGGGTGATCATCCCGCCTCGCCCTGCGGCAAGAGCTTTTGAATTGAAAGAGCCTCACTCAGGGTTTATTATCCCCTCGCCTGCACTCCCCTCGGCTCCCCTCCCGAGCAGCTCCCTCGTTTTGCCGACCGAAGCTGAGAGCTAGAGTAGAGAAATGGCTGGCTCAAGGTCATTCAGCGATTCAGTGAATGTTCTTGGTCTAGACTCCAGAGCTCTTAATACCACGTTTCCTTCCTTCAGTGCTGATCTC encodes:
- the TOMM5 gene encoding mitochondrial import receptor subunit TOM5 homolog, which gives rise to MFRIEGLAPKLDPEEMKRKMREDVLSSIRNFLIYVALLRVTPFILKKLDSI